One region of Priestia megaterium genomic DNA includes:
- a CDS encoding LLM class flavin-dependent oxidoreductase, translating into MIKLSVLDQSPVSSGSTPKEALKRTVELAKLTEKLGYHRFWVAEHHNTNGLAGSSPTLLMTHLASQTSRIRIGSGGVLLPQYSPYKVAEDAQLLENLFPNRIDLGLGRSPGGDALTRLALTDGVRKSLNEFPRQIQALKGHLEHNLPSDHPYYGVTAYPLSETKPELWHLGINKRGARSAAELGISFTFGHFIYSVGGQEAIRHYKQEFIPSSYQSKPKTNVCVFVVCAETTEEAEEHAKTLDDWLLKVAKGGDTTVSSIEEVRNRSYSEEELKKISTNRPRMIVGNPAEVKQGLTQLQQKYDNDEFLIITNIHDYEAKKKSYQLLAELFPQPSFF; encoded by the coding sequence ATGATTAAGCTAAGCGTATTGGATCAGTCTCCAGTTTCAAGCGGATCAACACCAAAGGAAGCGTTAAAACGTACGGTGGAACTGGCAAAATTAACGGAAAAGTTGGGCTACCACCGCTTTTGGGTAGCGGAACATCATAATACGAACGGTCTTGCAGGCTCATCTCCAACTCTTTTAATGACGCACTTAGCTTCTCAAACGAGCCGAATCCGAATTGGATCTGGAGGAGTCCTTCTTCCTCAATACAGTCCGTATAAAGTAGCAGAAGATGCTCAGCTGCTTGAAAATCTGTTTCCGAACCGAATCGATTTAGGTCTTGGACGCTCACCGGGAGGAGATGCGCTGACGCGGCTAGCGCTTACAGATGGAGTACGTAAAAGCCTCAATGAATTTCCGCGTCAAATTCAGGCGTTAAAAGGGCATCTTGAGCATAATTTGCCGTCTGATCATCCGTATTACGGTGTGACAGCTTATCCGTTAAGTGAAACAAAGCCGGAACTGTGGCATCTTGGTATCAATAAAAGAGGAGCAAGATCAGCTGCTGAGCTGGGCATTTCTTTTACGTTTGGACACTTTATTTATTCAGTTGGTGGACAAGAAGCCATTCGTCATTATAAACAAGAATTTATCCCTTCTTCGTATCAATCAAAGCCTAAAACCAACGTATGTGTATTTGTTGTATGTGCAGAAACAACAGAAGAAGCCGAGGAGCACGCCAAAACGCTAGATGATTGGCTGTTGAAAGTAGCCAAAGGCGGAGACACAACGGTTTCATCGATAGAAGAAGTGCGCAATCGTTCTTATTCAGAAGAAGAGCTTAAAAAAATAAGCACCAATCGTCCTCGTATGATCGTAGGAAATCCAGCTGAAGTAAAACAAGGATTAACGCAGCTGCAGCAAAAATACGATAACGACGAATTTTTAATTATTACAAATATCCATGATTATGAAGCAAAAAAGAAGTCTTATCAACTGCTTGCAGAGCTATTTCCTCAACCCTCATTTTTCTAA
- a CDS encoding helix-turn-helix transcriptional regulator, which translates to MDTLREIICEKRAYSYSPHTHDHNYSQLLFPLAGALDIQASEQHLTLQEGCFYIPPRQLHTYQAKNTNECLVVDIPLKFTESAHLSQEAAFIQWDSTWKALRYLLLEGLQKSTDRGALEDLVRYVQHYLPKKQTFKSIDYLHANFNQELNIESLAKLENYHPAYFSTWFKQKTGYSPQSYVAHIRLNKAKELLKESSYSVTYIAHEVGYHSLSSFTKWFAKQEGVSPTQYRSILKTDK; encoded by the coding sequence ATGGATACGCTACGTGAAATTATTTGCGAAAAAAGAGCCTACAGCTATTCACCTCATACTCATGATCATAACTACAGTCAGCTTTTGTTTCCGCTAGCAGGTGCTCTTGATATTCAAGCAAGCGAGCAGCACTTAACGCTGCAAGAAGGATGCTTTTACATTCCGCCTCGTCAACTGCATACGTATCAAGCTAAAAATACAAATGAATGTTTGGTTGTTGATATTCCTTTGAAATTTACAGAAAGTGCGCATCTTTCTCAAGAAGCAGCTTTTATTCAATGGGATTCAACGTGGAAAGCACTTCGCTACCTGTTACTTGAGGGGCTTCAAAAAAGCACTGACAGGGGGGCGCTTGAAGATTTAGTCCGTTACGTTCAGCATTATTTGCCAAAGAAACAAACGTTTAAATCCATTGATTACCTTCATGCTAACTTCAATCAAGAGTTAAATATAGAAAGTCTTGCTAAGCTGGAAAATTATCATCCTGCCTATTTTTCCACTTGGTTTAAACAAAAAACGGGTTATTCGCCTCAAAGCTATGTAGCGCATATACGTTTAAATAAAGCAAAAGAACTGCTAAAAGAGAGCAGCTACTCGGTAACGTATATTGCGCATGAAGTGGGCTATCACAGCTTGTCTTCATTTACGAAATGGTTTGCAAAACAAGAAGGAGTCTCACCCACGCAATATCGAAGTATCTTAAAAACAGACAAATAA
- a CDS encoding DMT family transporter, whose protein sequence is MNTSLSKILILCAAVLWGTTGTAQALASAEAHSVAIGAVRLAVGGLSLLTACLIQRKNVDVRRLPILPLAVAAASMAAYQPLFFSAVIETGVAVGTMVAIGSAPVLSGVLDYIVYRKKPTKKWLLATVTGIIGCSCLLLKKDTQIDVIGLGMAIGAGTSFACYTTVNKKIVQHVDPQVGASLVFTAAAVLLIPCWFMYDMSWLASLNGIGIALHLGILTTALAYVLFSTALKSVQASTAVTLSLAEPVTAFLLGVFFLGESLTLVNICGAALVFASLAFLTYSPKSSLNQEVRI, encoded by the coding sequence ATGAATACTTCATTATCAAAAATACTTATTTTATGTGCCGCAGTTTTGTGGGGAACAACAGGAACCGCCCAAGCTTTAGCATCTGCTGAAGCGCATTCCGTGGCTATTGGAGCCGTACGTTTAGCGGTAGGGGGACTATCGCTTCTTACAGCTTGTCTTATACAAAGAAAGAATGTGGACGTAAGACGTCTTCCTATTTTGCCTCTTGCGGTTGCTGCAGCAAGTATGGCCGCTTATCAGCCTTTATTTTTTTCAGCTGTCATTGAAACGGGTGTTGCAGTAGGAACAATGGTGGCAATCGGCAGTGCGCCTGTTTTATCAGGAGTATTAGATTACATAGTGTACCGCAAGAAACCTACAAAAAAATGGTTGCTTGCTACGGTTACTGGTATTATAGGGTGCAGCTGCTTGTTGTTAAAAAAAGATACTCAAATCGACGTGATAGGTTTGGGTATGGCTATAGGAGCAGGGACGTCTTTTGCTTGCTATACGACTGTTAATAAAAAAATTGTTCAGCATGTTGATCCGCAAGTAGGAGCTTCGCTTGTGTTTACAGCCGCCGCTGTTTTACTGATTCCATGCTGGTTTATGTATGATATGAGCTGGCTAGCCTCTTTAAATGGAATAGGCATCGCTCTTCACTTAGGAATACTTACGACGGCGCTTGCTTATGTATTATTTTCTACAGCGCTTAAGTCGGTGCAAGCGTCTACCGCCGTGACGTTATCGCTAGCAGAGCCTGTTACCGCTTTTTTACTTGGCGTCTTTTTTTTAGGAGAATCTCTAACTTTGGTAAACATATGCGGAGCAGCACTAGTATTTGCTAGCTTAGCGTTTTTAACGTATTCTCCGAAGTCATCGCTAAATCAAGAGGTGCGTATATAG
- a CDS encoding spore germination protein — translation MKVKKWRSTIKKIGNHANEKENKKEFTSQNSSNHVTDHLALTLKAVKNEIGHNSDVHFREFIIGRTGIQAAIIFVEGLSDKDLIEKHILSSLMADFSKEYQQDQLYVKESLSKQFIKSQVLSISDVEEVHFIKEVTSKVLTGSTALLIDGISPALILGTSKVKTRTIEEPVSEALVRGPRVGFTESLSDNTSLLRGSGDIENLSLVKFQVGKRSKKDLVVAYIKEIVDPELVEKVEKRIKKIDLDNVPESGYVEQLIEDNYLSLFPQVQNTERPDRVIAALMEGRVAILLDGTPFALIAPVTFSMMLQSPEDYYERWIPGTFIRFLRYIAVVLSLFTPALYIAFISFHPGMIPTKLAISIIGTKSGVPFPALIEALFMEIAIEILREAGLRLPKPIGPAMGIVGGLIIGEAAVQAGIVSPILVIIVALTAISSFAIPQYSVGISLRILRFIAMLCAAILGLYGVVLFFLFMTSHLVKLKSFGVSYMSPAVPYRLSEWKDLMVRMPLMMMKRRPKMMHTKDSLRKG, via the coding sequence ATGAAAGTGAAAAAATGGAGATCAACAATAAAAAAAATAGGAAACCATGCGAATGAAAAGGAAAACAAAAAGGAATTTACATCTCAAAATTCATCTAATCATGTTACGGATCATTTAGCTTTAACTCTAAAAGCAGTTAAAAATGAAATTGGTCATAACTCCGACGTTCATTTTCGGGAGTTTATTATAGGACGTACAGGCATTCAGGCAGCTATTATTTTTGTAGAGGGGCTATCAGATAAAGATCTTATTGAAAAACATATTTTGTCATCATTGATGGCTGATTTTTCAAAAGAATACCAACAGGATCAGCTTTACGTAAAGGAAAGCCTTTCAAAACAGTTTATTAAAAGCCAAGTATTATCAATCAGTGATGTAGAAGAGGTTCATTTCATTAAAGAAGTAACATCAAAAGTCTTAACAGGATCTACGGCTCTTTTAATTGACGGAATATCACCTGCTTTAATTCTTGGTACAAGCAAAGTGAAAACAAGGACGATTGAAGAGCCCGTATCAGAAGCATTAGTGAGAGGGCCGAGAGTAGGCTTCACTGAATCTTTAAGTGATAATACTTCTTTATTAAGAGGAAGCGGAGACATTGAAAATTTGTCGCTGGTGAAATTTCAAGTAGGAAAGCGTTCCAAAAAAGACTTAGTTGTTGCTTACATAAAGGAAATTGTTGATCCAGAACTAGTTGAAAAAGTAGAAAAACGAATTAAAAAAATTGATCTTGATAATGTACCGGAGTCAGGATATGTGGAACAACTCATTGAAGATAATTACCTTAGCCTATTTCCTCAGGTGCAGAATACGGAGCGTCCTGATCGTGTAATTGCTGCTTTGATGGAAGGGAGAGTAGCCATCTTATTAGACGGGACGCCTTTTGCTTTGATTGCCCCCGTTACGTTTAGCATGATGCTACAGTCGCCGGAAGATTATTATGAAAGGTGGATTCCCGGTACATTTATTCGTTTTCTTCGTTATATTGCAGTAGTTCTTTCCCTTTTTACACCGGCTTTGTATATTGCTTTTATTTCGTTCCACCCAGGGATGATTCCGACTAAATTGGCTATTTCCATTATAGGAACAAAGTCTGGAGTGCCGTTTCCAGCCCTTATAGAAGCCTTATTCATGGAAATAGCTATCGAAATCTTGAGAGAAGCTGGACTCAGGTTACCAAAACCAATTGGTCCAGCAATGGGAATTGTCGGTGGATTAATTATTGGAGAAGCTGCTGTGCAGGCAGGGATTGTTAGCCCTATTTTAGTGATTATTGTGGCGTTAACTGCCATTTCATCGTTTGCTATTCCGCAATATAGCGTCGGGATTTCATTGCGTATTCTTCGCTTCATAGCTATGCTATGCGCTGCCATACTTGGATTATACGGCGTCGTTTTATTTTTCCTTTTTATGACCAGTCATTTGGTGAAACTAAAAAGTTTTGGCGTATCTTACATGAGTCCAGCGGTACCCTATCGTTTAAGTGAATGGAAAGACTTGATGGTCCGTATGCCTCTTATGATGATGAAAAGACGTCCAAAGATGATGCACACCAAAGATTCTCTACGAAAAGGATAG
- a CDS encoding spore germination protein, which translates to MIKGSESEVMINSKDRITTPQTAIIVINFILGTGILTLPRTAAEQVKTPDVWLTVILGGIVTMIAAIIMVKLSGKFPGKTFYQYSKEITGKWLSKLISLLMIGYFLLLGGFHARSLAEVTGYLLLEGTPTWAIIMPFMWISLYLIRGGINPIARLFEIIFPITVILFLLVAFMSMKIFEIDNLRPVLGSGVLPVLKGVKTTALAFTGPEIMLIILAFMKEPHKAGKAVLVGITIPIFIYVITVVMVIGALSIDGVVVRTWPTLDLIRSFELTGLIFERFDSLLLVVWIMQMFASFTINHYAASLGLSQLFQKNIHPFMYGLLPVIYLISMIPKNINDVFKLGDMIGNIALVLFGFLPLLLLIISKVKGVKYETNL; encoded by the coding sequence ATGATAAAAGGAAGTGAATCAGAGGTAATGATAAATTCAAAAGATCGTATTACGACGCCACAAACAGCTATTATTGTCATCAATTTTATACTTGGAACTGGTATTCTGACGTTGCCTCGAACAGCTGCGGAACAAGTGAAAACACCAGATGTGTGGTTAACTGTTATTCTAGGAGGAATAGTCACCATGATAGCAGCGATAATCATGGTGAAGTTAAGCGGGAAATTCCCTGGAAAGACGTTTTATCAATACAGTAAAGAAATTACAGGGAAATGGTTGAGTAAGTTAATTAGCTTACTTATGATAGGTTATTTTTTACTGCTTGGTGGTTTTCACGCTCGTTCATTGGCAGAAGTAACCGGATATCTCTTGCTGGAAGGAACGCCGACGTGGGCTATTATTATGCCATTCATGTGGATAAGCCTCTATTTAATTAGAGGGGGCATTAATCCGATCGCTCGACTGTTTGAAATTATATTCCCTATTACCGTTATTCTTTTTTTACTGGTAGCTTTTATGAGTATGAAAATATTTGAAATAGATAATCTGCGCCCCGTACTTGGATCAGGAGTCCTTCCTGTACTAAAAGGGGTAAAAACAACTGCTCTTGCATTCACCGGTCCTGAAATCATGTTAATCATTTTAGCTTTTATGAAAGAACCGCACAAAGCAGGAAAAGCTGTGCTAGTTGGAATTACTATTCCTATATTTATTTATGTGATTACTGTTGTAATGGTGATTGGAGCGTTATCGATTGATGGAGTAGTAGTAAGAACATGGCCAACGCTTGATTTAATAAGGAGTTTTGAGCTGACAGGCTTGATTTTTGAACGATTTGATTCCTTGCTGCTAGTTGTATGGATCATGCAGATGTTTGCTTCTTTTACTATTAACCATTACGCCGCTTCATTAGGACTGTCTCAGCTTTTCCAAAAAAACATTCATCCATTTATGTATGGTTTGCTTCCGGTCATATATCTTATTTCCATGATTCCTAAAAATATTAATGATGTATTTAAATTGGGAGATATGATTGGCAATATCGCCTTAGTTTTATTTGGCTTTTTGCCGCTGCTTCTTCTCATTATTTCAAAAGTAAAGGGAGTAAAATATGAAACAAACCTTTAA
- a CDS encoding ABC-F family ATP-binding cassette domain-containing protein: MITVSNVSLRFGDRKLFEDVNIKFTPGNCYGLIGANGAGKSTFLKILSGEIESQTGDVHMGPGERLAVLKQNHFEYEDQEVMKTVIMGHARLYEVMQEKDAIYMKADFTDEDGMKAAELEGEFAELNGWEAESEAAILLKGLGISEDLHAKKMAELTGSEKVKVLLAQALFGKPDVLLLDEPTNNLDIQAIQWLEEFLINFENTVIVVSHDRHFLNKVCTHIADLDFSKIQVYVGNYDFWYESSQLAQKMASDANKKKEEKIKELQAFIARFSANASKSKQATSRKKLLDKISLDDIRPSSRRYPYVNFTPEREIGNDVLRVEGLTKTIDGVKVLDNVSFIMNKDDKIALVGRNELANSTLMKILMGEMEADSGTYKWGVTTSQAFFPKDNSEYFENGDLNLVDWLRQYSPNDQSESFLRGFLGRMLFSGEEVLKKANVLSGGEKVRCMLSKMMLSGSNVLLLDDPTNHLDLESITALNNGLISYKGSMIFTSHDHQFVETIANRVIEITPNGVIDKQMTYDEYLEDSNLQKQVASMYA, encoded by the coding sequence ATGATTACAGTTAGTAATGTAAGTTTACGATTTGGCGACCGAAAGTTATTTGAAGATGTGAATATTAAATTCACGCCTGGTAACTGCTATGGATTAATCGGCGCAAACGGTGCTGGAAAATCAACGTTTTTAAAAATTTTATCTGGTGAAATTGAATCTCAGACTGGTGATGTACATATGGGCCCTGGCGAACGCCTTGCTGTCTTAAAACAGAACCACTTCGAATATGAAGATCAAGAAGTTATGAAAACCGTTATTATGGGGCACGCTCGCCTTTATGAAGTAATGCAAGAAAAAGATGCTATTTATATGAAAGCAGACTTCACAGATGAAGACGGAATGAAAGCAGCTGAGCTTGAAGGTGAATTTGCTGAATTAAACGGTTGGGAAGCAGAATCAGAAGCGGCTATTCTTTTAAAAGGATTAGGTATTTCTGAAGATCTTCACGCCAAAAAAATGGCTGAACTAACGGGTAGTGAAAAAGTAAAAGTGCTTCTTGCACAAGCTTTATTCGGAAAACCTGATGTATTACTTCTAGATGAGCCTACGAATAACTTGGATATCCAAGCAATTCAATGGTTAGAAGAGTTCTTAATTAACTTTGAAAACACAGTCATTGTTGTATCACATGACCGTCACTTCTTAAACAAAGTATGTACGCACATTGCTGACCTTGACTTCAGTAAAATCCAAGTCTACGTTGGTAACTATGATTTCTGGTATGAATCAAGTCAATTAGCACAAAAAATGGCGTCAGATGCGAATAAGAAAAAAGAAGAAAAAATTAAAGAGCTTCAAGCCTTTATCGCTCGCTTTAGCGCAAATGCATCGAAATCAAAACAAGCAACGTCTCGTAAAAAATTGCTTGATAAAATTTCATTAGATGACATCCGTCCTTCTTCTCGTCGCTATCCGTACGTGAACTTCACGCCGGAACGTGAGATTGGAAATGACGTACTTCGCGTTGAAGGTCTAACAAAAACAATTGACGGCGTAAAAGTACTTGATAACGTAAGCTTTATTATGAATAAAGATGATAAAATTGCTCTTGTAGGCCGAAACGAACTTGCAAATTCAACATTAATGAAGATTTTAATGGGTGAAATGGAAGCGGACAGCGGTACGTACAAGTGGGGTGTCACAACGTCTCAAGCCTTCTTCCCTAAAGATAACTCCGAGTACTTTGAAAACGGAGACTTAAACTTAGTAGACTGGCTGCGTCAATATTCACCTAATGACCAAAGCGAAAGCTTCTTACGCGGTTTCTTAGGCAGAATGCTATTCTCTGGTGAAGAAGTGTTGAAAAAAGCCAACGTTCTTTCCGGAGGAGAAAAAGTTCGCTGTATGCTTTCTAAAATGATGCTAAGCGGTTCAAACGTTCTTTTACTAGACGATCCTACGAATCACCTTGACTTAGAATCAATCACAGCACTAAATAATGGACTTATCAGCTACAAAGGTTCAATGATTTTCACATCTCATGACCATCAGTTCGTTGAAACGATTGCAAATCGTGTAATTGAAATTACGCCAAACGGAGTAATTGACAAGCAAATGACGTACGATGAGTATTTAGAAGACAGCAACCTGCAAAAACAAGTAGCTAGCATGTACGCTTAA
- a CDS encoding acylphosphatase: MKKHVHMIVDGRVQGVGFRHYTQLKAMECSINGWVRNREDQKVEIDAEGEESNIQKFIEEIKKGPSPFASVSNVEVKVVNTPSHTHSFRVKYS; the protein is encoded by the coding sequence GTGAAAAAACATGTGCATATGATTGTAGACGGACGCGTTCAAGGGGTTGGGTTCCGTCACTACACGCAGCTAAAAGCAATGGAATGCTCCATTAACGGATGGGTACGAAATCGAGAAGATCAAAAAGTAGAAATTGATGCTGAAGGTGAAGAAAGTAATATCCAAAAATTTATTGAAGAAATTAAAAAAGGTCCCTCGCCGTTCGCTTCTGTCAGCAATGTGGAAGTAAAGGTAGTAAACACCCCTTCCCACACCCATTCTTTTCGCGTAAAGTACAGTTAA
- a CDS encoding Ger(x)C family spore germination protein, protein MKQTFNHFQYLLVLFSVFLLFPLAGCWSSHEIEEQSFGVGVAYDKGKESIAEKEFDEQGEGYTKKNLITSTYQLITPQVASSTTKQGGPQQKSYVNISETGDSPFQMLRELSLRSDTPLTSPHMKVMVISEALARAYSLEQLVDQTLRDNDFRPSCLVFISKGRASDTLESKTAGEIPAFHLYGMIDNTYRTTRVLPPMPLIKLASKIQTGSSFLLQNVLSANGEIKFAGAGIIKGETSKMIGFLNEEELDGLAWITGKGKGGLVKSFDKKTGQLIVYEIESMKSHIQPHVKGDNISFDVHIESVGRLSESWMTSGSSFNNQFLQNAQKTSEKKVKYLVRNVLEKMQTKYKVDVAGFGNQLRIKQPRTWMRVKGNWDQTFSEVPINYDVKLTIKDYGASGSKK, encoded by the coding sequence ATGAAACAAACCTTTAACCATTTCCAGTACCTATTGGTTTTGTTTTCTGTTTTTTTGCTCTTTCCTCTGGCAGGCTGCTGGAGCAGTCATGAAATTGAAGAGCAAAGTTTTGGAGTGGGTGTGGCCTATGATAAAGGTAAGGAGTCCATAGCTGAAAAAGAATTTGATGAACAAGGAGAAGGGTATACTAAAAAGAACTTGATTACGTCAACTTATCAACTTATCACTCCTCAAGTCGCAAGTTCAACCACTAAACAAGGAGGACCGCAGCAGAAATCTTACGTAAATATTTCGGAAACAGGAGATTCTCCTTTTCAAATGCTTCGTGAATTATCTTTAAGAAGTGACACTCCTTTAACTAGTCCTCATATGAAAGTAATGGTTATCAGTGAGGCCCTTGCACGAGCGTATAGTTTAGAGCAATTAGTGGACCAAACTCTTCGGGACAATGATTTTAGACCTAGTTGCCTTGTGTTTATTAGTAAAGGAAGAGCTAGCGACACGTTAGAATCAAAAACAGCAGGAGAGATCCCAGCTTTTCACCTGTATGGAATGATAGACAATACGTATCGAACAACGCGGGTTTTACCGCCCATGCCGCTTATTAAATTAGCAAGCAAGATTCAAACTGGATCTAGTTTTCTGTTGCAAAATGTATTATCAGCAAATGGAGAAATCAAATTTGCGGGTGCTGGTATAATTAAAGGGGAAACAAGCAAAATGATTGGTTTTTTGAATGAAGAAGAACTAGATGGTTTGGCTTGGATTACAGGGAAAGGGAAAGGCGGGCTAGTAAAAAGCTTTGATAAAAAGACCGGTCAGCTGATTGTATATGAAATAGAGTCTATGAAAAGTCACATTCAACCCCATGTTAAAGGAGATAATATCTCTTTTGATGTACACATTGAATCAGTGGGAAGGCTATCTGAAAGTTGGATGACCTCAGGGAGCTCTTTTAATAATCAATTTTTACAGAATGCGCAAAAAACTTCAGAAAAAAAAGTAAAGTACCTGGTAAGAAACGTACTAGAAAAAATGCAAACAAAATATAAAGTTGATGTTGCAGGTTTCGGAAATCAATTGAGAATTAAGCAGCCTAGAACATGGATGAGGGTCAAAGGAAATTGGGATCAAACATTTAGTGAAGTGCCAATTAACTATGATGTGAAGTTAACGATTAAAGATTATGGAGCATCCGGATCAAAAAAGTAA
- a CDS encoding YtoQ family protein: MNLTVYLAGQIHDNWRDEIKNQAEQLNLPLTFVGPMTDHDRSDNIGEEILGKQPNAVLKDEAASQINNLRTQVLLKKSDVVIALFGEKYKQWNSAMDAATAIALDKPLILVRPEKLHHPLKELSNKAQVVVETPEQALQALAYIFE, translated from the coding sequence ATGAACTTAACCGTATACCTTGCCGGGCAAATTCACGATAACTGGCGAGACGAAATTAAAAACCAAGCGGAACAATTAAACCTTCCCCTTACCTTTGTCGGTCCCATGACAGACCATGACCGCTCCGACAACATTGGAGAAGAAATTTTAGGAAAACAGCCTAACGCTGTCTTAAAAGATGAAGCTGCTTCTCAAATTAATAATTTACGCACGCAGGTGCTCCTTAAAAAATCTGATGTGGTCATTGCTTTATTTGGTGAAAAATACAAACAGTGGAACAGCGCAATGGATGCGGCGACAGCCATCGCATTAGATAAACCGCTAATTTTGGTTCGCCCTGAAAAACTGCACCACCCGCTTAAAGAACTGTCAAACAAAGCCCAAGTTGTAGTCGAAACGCCAGAACAGGCTCTTCAAGCACTAGCTTATATTTTTGAATAA
- a CDS encoding MFS transporter: protein MQAAARTQQAQPATIYRILFAISLGHFLNDCMQSVIPALFPVLEKSMNLNYTQIGWIAFALNMTSSIMQPVFGVFADKRPSPFLLPIAMCLSMIGMVGLALAPNFYFVIISVLFVGFGSAIFHPEGSRVAYMAAGGKRGLAQSIYQVGGNTGQSMAPLFTAFIFIGLGQFGTIWFTLIAGIGVVVLYSVSKWYKSELATRQRLKKKQSDASFTMNKQIIFAIGLLIFLVFARSWYGAGILNFFQFYIIEKFNLPIKSAQLYVFLFMIAGVFGTFFGGPLADRFGKRNILLFSMLGSVPFTLLLPHVSLGVAAPLLILIGFILQSSFSVTVVYAQELMPGKIGLVSGLIVGLAFGMGALGAVVFGKLADVFSLQFIMLFCSYLPILGLLTWLLPSDKRVKEIHEAK, encoded by the coding sequence ATGCAAGCAGCAGCACGAACGCAGCAAGCGCAGCCGGCGACGATTTACCGTATTTTATTTGCTATTAGTTTAGGACATTTTCTAAATGATTGTATGCAGTCTGTTATACCGGCACTTTTTCCAGTCCTTGAAAAATCGATGAATTTAAACTACACGCAAATCGGCTGGATTGCCTTTGCTTTAAACATGACGTCATCGATTATGCAGCCGGTATTCGGCGTATTTGCCGATAAGCGTCCCTCGCCGTTTTTATTGCCAATTGCAATGTGTTTAAGCATGATTGGTATGGTTGGACTCGCTTTAGCGCCAAATTTTTATTTTGTGATTATATCTGTTTTATTTGTAGGATTCGGATCCGCTATTTTTCACCCGGAAGGTTCTCGCGTAGCGTATATGGCAGCAGGAGGAAAGCGGGGGCTGGCACAGTCTATTTATCAAGTTGGCGGGAATACTGGACAGTCGATGGCTCCGCTGTTTACGGCATTTATCTTTATCGGACTTGGTCAGTTTGGAACAATTTGGTTTACGTTAATTGCAGGTATTGGCGTAGTGGTTTTATACAGCGTGTCTAAATGGTATAAATCAGAGTTAGCTACTCGTCAACGCTTGAAGAAAAAGCAGTCAGATGCTTCATTTACGATGAACAAGCAAATTATTTTTGCGATTGGACTTTTAATTTTTCTCGTTTTTGCACGTTCATGGTACGGAGCAGGCATCCTTAATTTCTTTCAGTTTTATATTATTGAAAAATTTAATTTGCCTATCAAAAGCGCTCAGCTTTACGTTTTTTTATTTATGATTGCAGGGGTGTTTGGAACATTCTTTGGAGGTCCGCTTGCCGATCGTTTCGGAAAACGAAATATTTTATTGTTTTCTATGTTAGGGTCAGTACCGTTTACTTTATTACTCCCTCACGTTTCTCTCGGAGTCGCAGCGCCTCTTTTAATACTAATCGGCTTTATTCTCCAGTCAAGTTTCAGCGTCACGGTCGTCTATGCTCAAGAGCTGATGCCGGGGAAAATTGGCTTGGTTTCCGGCTTAATTGTAGGGCTTGCTTTTGGGATGGGAGCTTTAGGAGCTGTTGTATTCGGTAAATTAGCCGATGTCTTCAGCCTTCAGTTTATTATGCTGTTTTGCAGCTATTTACCAATCCTAGGGCTGTTAACATGGCTGTTGCCGAGCGATAAGCGTGTGAAAGAAATACACGAAGCAAAATAA